The nucleotide window CCGCCCTTTCCAAAGGTCATATTATCCCTGACATCTGTGTGGAAGCAGTCAATGGTAACTTATGTTGACTGTTGACGGCCaagcaccaacaccaacctaCAGATCCCCCCGCACTTCAACCGAGTGCAATTTCTTTCCACTGCAACCCGGGCGGGAGCGAGGCGTGCTTGAAAGCATCTTGATAGATCTTGGCTAACCCCGACCAACTGACCAACAAGAACCTTGGGTCGTCAACAACCGACCAAGGCGTTTTCATGCGCCCCGCTGTGCACTCGTTCAACTGACCCAAAATTCAGTTTGTTGGGTGCAAGTTTGAGAGTTCTGTTCTGGATCGCCGAGATATACAAGGTGGAAATGTCCATCATCATATTCTCTTGACGGGGCTTTCCATGCCTTCACTAATCTCTGAAGTCAGACCCCCAGAACCCTCCTGTGTAGAACCATCGACGATAAcaaactcaaccccctcGTCCGCCCCAGGAACAACCAAAGCAGGCATCTTCTTGTCCGTCTCCCTTTCAATCGACCTCGCCGCCTCAAAGCACGGCAGCAAGACCGTCGTCCCAGCCTGCTTAtgctcctccaaatccccccaGTCCCACCAGTCGACGTAGGCGCCCTTGAAACAAAACCTGAATCTGTCGGTCGGGACTGCGTCATCTGGTAGCAAGCTCCAGTATTCCTGCTGAAGTGTCTCCTCCCAGGTCCAGGTTTCGCCGGGGCGGAGGCTGATGAAGGAGTTTGTGATGTGGTCGCCTTTGGAGACGGGGACTTCTTTGTCGGGGTCGTCGTAGATGGCAAAGGTGCAGATTGTGCCGTCGTCCATTTCGGTGAACTCCCATGGGTTatcgtggttgttgttgttgttgttgttgttgttgttgattgGGCGGTGGCGGTAGAGCCAGAACCCTTCGCGCTGTGGCTCGGTTTGGTGCCAGGCTATTATTGTCCAGGGGCGGAAGGTGATGGGGcgggtggttgggggtgtgGTTTTGTccgggttgaggaggaggccggtgtAGGTGATTTTTAGTGTGATGGCGAACTTGGTTTTGAGGGGagtggtttggggtgcggaGAGTTggacggagaggaggggggttccAGGGCTGACAAGAAAGAGGGTTAGTGATGTGGTCTTGTTGAGGGTTGTTGGGAAAAGGTGAGGTTACTTGAGGTCTGCGATGGTGAGTGGGCTGTTTGATTGATGAGTAGGGGTTTCGGAGAAGATTTCAGGTGaggggaggtcaaggaggttgTCTTCTTCTGCACTGCTTAGTTGGATGTCTAGGAGATTGTCTTCCTCCGTGCTGCTCAATTCCTGAGGGCTGGCCATTTCGTTGGAATAAATGTCAGTCGTGTGTCGCGCTGTCTGGCAGGAGTGTCAGTCATCTGCTGTCGGGGTCAGGGGGCATTGAACCTCAGCGGTTTGCTGTTCACCTGGGTCTTTCACTTTCCAACAGTGGGATTGGATCCCATCTTAAACGTTTTCTTAGGACCTGTCATACCGTTATCTCACCCCTCTTTTGCCCCCCATAACTCCATAAGGCAGCGCGGGCCGCATGTACCTGTCCATTGCATAGTGCATGACCTCATGCGGGCCTCGCACTAGCCAAGACCGAAGACTCATACGGCATGCAAGACTGACAGCCAGGTCAGGGCCAGCGATTGGCACCTCAGACCAGTCCGATTTGCATCCAAACTTCGCATTTGGACCATGTTTGACAATGGTCTGATCGGCGGTGTCTTCTCACTCGGTCGGGATTACCACAAAGAGGGGCAGCAGTTGTGTTATCACCGATTGCAACTGATCAACTGAGTGATCACAGTGGCAGGTTAGTGTTTACGTTTGTAGGTTTGAGATCATGCTTCACTGGGGCCATTCGTGTTTCCAAGGTAAAGGTGTGACCATTTTCTATATAGGAACAAAGGCCAAACGCACTCAGGAGGTCTTTTGAGGCCCTTCGGGAGGCTGCATGTCTCCTATGTATCACTAAGACCCCTGCCTTCATCCTCTACGCTCTCGAGATTCCATGCAACCATATCCTTTAATAGCTATTTTGCGGTTCTCTTTCCAGGCACCTAATACTCGTTATCATACTTGACACTCATGTCACAGCAACACAGCCTCAAGCCACGAATTAATCATCAGCTAGCAAAGCTACATATGCGGTTGCGGAACGGGATGATAATGACCAACCAACACTAACTAGAATGACAGCTCTCTAGAAGCTAGGTAAAGACTATTTAGAACGCAAAGACAACGGCAGTCCAAAAGCAATTTACGAAAGATATGCCTTGAGATATACCAGAAGGCTCAACAGGCGAGCCAGACGGTCCCTGACCTATTACTGCGAGGTTCACGGCTTTGCACTGAGGACAAACTTGCTTTACTACCCAAGTACAAGTGAGTCTAGCAAATCGAAAAATCATTCTGTGAATGGCATCAGGACAACCATTCTAACAGCCCTGGCACAGTCGAACGCTGGAAATACTCTCCacccgaaaaaaaaaaatgaaaaaaagaagaaggatccAGAGTCCAACTCGTCACCTACCTCGACCACTTCATACCCGCTGCCAAAAACCTCAACCCTTTTGAGTTGCACGATGACCGAGAAGACTACGCCAA belongs to Podospora bellae-mahoneyi strain CBS 112042 chromosome 6, whole genome shotgun sequence and includes:
- a CDS encoding hypothetical protein (EggNog:ENOG503P835) encodes the protein MASPQELSSTEEDNLLDIQLSSAEEDNLLDLPSPEIFSETPTHQSNSPLTIADLNPGTPLLSVQLSAPQTTPLKTKFAITLKITYTGLLLNPDKTTPPTTRPITFRPWTIIAWHQTEPQREGFWLYRHRPINNNNNNNNNNHDNPWEFTEMDDGTICTFAIYDDPDKEVPVSKGDHITNSFISLRPGETWTWEETLQQEYWSLLPDDAVPTDRFRFCFKGAYVDWWDWGDLEEHKQAGTTVLLPCFEAARSIERETDKKMPALVVPGADEGVEFVIVDGSTQEGSGGLTSEISEGMESPVKRI